One Prunus dulcis chromosome 8, ALMONDv2, whole genome shotgun sequence DNA window includes the following coding sequences:
- the LOC117637045 gene encoding uncharacterized protein LOC117637045 isoform X1: MACNGLSIWFKKKIVDPLLEILRRGAEPKLLAFSAALGITLGVFPICGTTVILCGMAIASLGSHCHAPTVMLTNVLATPIELSLIVPFLRFGEIISGGAHFPLTSDAFKKVLTGQASREVLLSIAHALLGWLVAAPLIFAALYILFLPCFKVLVPKFSTVPSSPKKALSPTEVRLKCCLQGGG; encoded by the exons ATGGCTTGTAACGGGTTGTCCATTTGGTTCAAAAAGAAGATCGTTGATCCTCTCCTCGAAATCCTCCGCAG GGGTGCAGAACCTAAGCTGTTGGCCTTCTCTGCAGCTCTTGGCATTACCTTGGGAGTATTCCCAATATGTG GGACAACTGTGATTCTGTGTGGGATGGCTATTGCATCGCTGGGGTCACATTGCCATGCTCCAACTGTGATGCTGACTAATGTCCTTGCTACACCAATAGAACTGAG TTTAATTGTACCTTTCTTGCGCTTTGGTGAAATTATTTCTGGTGGAGCTCATTTTCCTTTAACTTCTGATGCTTTCAAGAAAGTTTTAACTGGCCAAGCTTCACGTGAGGTCTTGTTAAGTATTGCGCATGCG TTGTTGGGATGGCTCGTTGCTGCTCCTTTAATTTTTGCCGCACTGTACATACTCTTTCTACCATGTTTTAAGGTGTTGGTTCCCAAGTTCAGCACTGTTCCTTCAAGCCCAAAGAAAGCACTTTCACCCACAGAAGTCAGGCTTAAG TGTTGCTTGCAAGGAGGAGGCTGA
- the LOC117637045 gene encoding uncharacterized protein LOC117637045 isoform X2 yields MACNGLSIWFKKKIVDPLLEILRRGAEPKLLAFSAALGITLGVFPICGTTVILCGMAIASLGSHCHAPTVMLTNVLATPIELSLIVPFLRFGEIISGGAHFPLTSDAFKKVLTGQASREVLLSIAHALLGWLVAAPLIFAALYILFLPCFKVLVPKFSTVPSSPKKALSPTEVRLKEN; encoded by the exons ATGGCTTGTAACGGGTTGTCCATTTGGTTCAAAAAGAAGATCGTTGATCCTCTCCTCGAAATCCTCCGCAG GGGTGCAGAACCTAAGCTGTTGGCCTTCTCTGCAGCTCTTGGCATTACCTTGGGAGTATTCCCAATATGTG GGACAACTGTGATTCTGTGTGGGATGGCTATTGCATCGCTGGGGTCACATTGCCATGCTCCAACTGTGATGCTGACTAATGTCCTTGCTACACCAATAGAACTGAG TTTAATTGTACCTTTCTTGCGCTTTGGTGAAATTATTTCTGGTGGAGCTCATTTTCCTTTAACTTCTGATGCTTTCAAGAAAGTTTTAACTGGCCAAGCTTCACGTGAGGTCTTGTTAAGTATTGCGCATGCG TTGTTGGGATGGCTCGTTGCTGCTCCTTTAATTTTTGCCGCACTGTACATACTCTTTCTACCATGTTTTAAGGTGTTGGTTCCCAAGTTCAGCACTGTTCCTTCAAGCCCAAAGAAAGCACTTTCACCCACAGAAGTCAGGCTTAAG gAAAACTGA